A portion of the Pararge aegeria chromosome 10, ilParAegt1.1, whole genome shotgun sequence genome contains these proteins:
- the LOC120626733 gene encoding uncharacterized protein LOC120626733 isoform X2 — protein sequence MAWTNDVALEFLDHYRIEPLLWDPKHPLHRNRCEVNEAWRRIQSNLSINSSIVDLKRKKESLMTSFRFHYNRKKKCPGEYRTTWFAYSFMESFLGGKYECDSTNENDHEDPIANTSPNTTVDRQSSNRRINRSSCSKSQTNNSEYVYSKRQLDSVNYVKEEKCKTDTDEYELYGQLLAKKLRKLDEHQRDVAMHEIDNIMFNAKMQSGPTQNRSFSTSPSPVPRKIKSPVFIITQQNHEQFEDENITYQEQQPS from the exons ATGGCTTGGACAAACGATGTGGCGCTGGAATTCTTGGATCATTATAGAATAGAACCGCTTTTATGGGACCCCAAGCATCCCTTGCATCGAAACAGATGCGAAGTAAATGAAGCATGGCGTCGAATACAAAGCAATTTAAGCATAAATTCATCTATAGTAGATCTAAAGAGGAAGAAAGAGTCTTTAATGACATCATTTAGATTTCACTATAACAGGAAAAAGAAGTGCCCTGGAGAATATCGAACGACGTGGTTCGCGTATTCATTTATGGAAAGTTTTCTTGGCGGGAAATATGAATGTGATAGTACAAATGAAAATGATCATGAG GACCCCATCGCTAATACAAGCCCAAATACGACGGTTGACCGACAAAGTTCCAACAGACGAATAAACAGGTCATCATGTTCAAAATCTCAAACAAATAACTCTGAATATGTTTACTCGAAAAGACAACTAGACAGCGTTAACTATGTTAAGGAGGAAAAATGTAAAACTGATACGGATGAATACGAATTATATGGACAACTTTTAGCAAAGAAATTAAGGAAACTGGACGAACATCAACGTGATGTGGCAATGCATGAGATTgacaatattatgtttaatgctAAAATGCAAAGCGGACCAACACAAAACAGAAGCTTCTCAACATCCCCTTCCCCCGTGCCGAGgaaaataaaatctccagtgTTTATAATCACCCAACAAAATCATGAGCAGTTTGAGGACGAAAATATAACATATCAAGAGCAGCAACCATCCTAA
- the LOC120626733 gene encoding uncharacterized protein LOC120626733 isoform X1, translating into MAWTNDVALEFLDHYRIEPLLWDPKHPLHRNRCEVNEAWRRIQSNLSINSSIVDLKRKKESLMTSFRFHYNRKKKCPGEYRTTWFAYSFMESFLGGKYECDSTNENDHEYYSSNNVCYNSQDPIANTSPNTTVDRQSSNRRINRSSCSKSQTNNSEYVYSKRQLDSVNYVKEEKCKTDTDEYELYGQLLAKKLRKLDEHQRDVAMHEIDNIMFNAKMQSGPTQNRSFSTSPSPVPRKIKSPVFIITQQNHEQFEDENITYQEQQPS; encoded by the exons ATGGCTTGGACAAACGATGTGGCGCTGGAATTCTTGGATCATTATAGAATAGAACCGCTTTTATGGGACCCCAAGCATCCCTTGCATCGAAACAGATGCGAAGTAAATGAAGCATGGCGTCGAATACAAAGCAATTTAAGCATAAATTCATCTATAGTAGATCTAAAGAGGAAGAAAGAGTCTTTAATGACATCATTTAGATTTCACTATAACAGGAAAAAGAAGTGCCCTGGAGAATATCGAACGACGTGGTTCGCGTATTCATTTATGGAAAGTTTTCTTGGCGGGAAATATGAATGTGATAGTACAAATGAAAATGATCATGAG taTTATTCGAGTAATAATGTGTGTTACAATTCTCAGGACCCCATCGCTAATACAAGCCCAAATACGACGGTTGACCGACAAAGTTCCAACAGACGAATAAACAGGTCATCATGTTCAAAATCTCAAACAAATAACTCTGAATATGTTTACTCGAAAAGACAACTAGACAGCGTTAACTATGTTAAGGAGGAAAAATGTAAAACTGATACGGATGAATACGAATTATATGGACAACTTTTAGCAAAGAAATTAAGGAAACTGGACGAACATCAACGTGATGTGGCAATGCATGAGATTgacaatattatgtttaatgctAAAATGCAAAGCGGACCAACACAAAACAGAAGCTTCTCAACATCCCCTTCCCCCGTGCCGAGgaaaataaaatctccagtgTTTATAATCACCCAACAAAATCATGAGCAGTTTGAGGACGAAAATATAACATATCAAGAGCAGCAACCATCCTAA